In Danaus plexippus chromosome 6, MEX_DaPlex, whole genome shotgun sequence, a single window of DNA contains:
- the LOC116778900 gene encoding general odorant-binding protein 56d: MKFLVLICVCAIFISRSNAQNAHLTSAQKEKVKQYTAECIRESGVKHEVLADAKKGNLNEDEGLKRFIFCFFQKSGIVTADAKLNMEVALSKLPKDIDKVAAGKVLSECKNKNGKNHADTAFQIFKCYHKATKQHVLFE; encoded by the exons atgaaatttcttGTCTTAATATGTGTGTGCGCTATTTTTATCAGTAGATCAAATGCTCAA AACGCTCACTTGACGTCGGCCCAAAAAGAGAAAGTTAAACAGTATACGGCAGAATGTATTAGAGAATCGGGTGTGAAACACGAAGTTCTAGCTGACGCAAAAAAGGGGAATCTTAATGAAGACGAGGGATtaaagagatttattttttgtttcttccaAAAATCTGGGATCGTAACAGCTGacgcaaaattaaatatggaaGTAGCCTTGTCTAAACTACCAAAAGACATTGACAAAGTGGCTGCTGGAAAAGTCCTCAGTGAATGTAAGAATAAGAATGGTAAAAATCATGCAGACACTGCCTTTCAAATATTCAAGTGTTATCATAAAGCAACAAAACAACACgtattatttgaatga
- the LOC133320871 gene encoding uncharacterized protein LOC133320871 encodes MLIKYIFLSLIPIVSMAPKPMKQVFMKLDPARFPDLNNIFMDCTAKTGIDLDNVQRIINWNFKNDEIVKKYLYCLTKNSGYGDDNGHFVKEKMLQIVGNHPSRSDLANTIDECNKEMGSNNYDTVYKTVICFRNKSPILFKT; translated from the exons AtgctgataaaatatatttttctctccTTAATACCCATCGTTTCCATGGCTCCAAAACCTATGAAACAG gTATTCATGAAATTAGATCCTGCGAGATTTCCagatcttaataatatatttatggatTGCACTGCTAAAACTGGAATTGATTTAGATAACGTgcaaagaataattaattggaACTTTAAAAACGATGAGATcgttaagaaatatttgtacTGCCTCACAAAGAATTCTGGTTACGGTGACGACAATGGTCACTTTGTAAAGGAAAAAATGCTTCAGATAGTCGGTAATCATCCAAGTAGAAGCGATCTCGCCAACACCATAGATGAATGTAATAAGGAAATGGGAAGTAACAATTATGACACTGTATATAAAACTGTGATCTGTTTCCGCAACAAGTCCCcaatactatttaaaacataa